The uncultured Trichococcus sp. DNA segment CCATTGTTCAATCCTTCGGATAAAGGTTTTAATGAACCCTAAACCGAAGTAGTTGATCCATCCTCTTGTGACACTGTTGATTTCGTTAGAAATTTGACGGAAATCGCCGGGACGGTTTCGTTTCGTCAAGTGTCTCAATTTGTTGACTAATTTCTTCTTGGCGGCATTGGTCGGTCGGTAGCGACAGACCCCATTCACAGTAGTTATCAGACAACCCAAGAACTTTAAACGGGTGGGAGACCCCACTTTGCTTTTGTCCTTGTTGACGGTTAGCTTTAGGTCTTTCTCGATAAAGCGAGTGACGCTCTGAAGAACCCGCTCGCCTGCTCTCTTTGTTTTTACAAAGATTACGAAGTCATCGGCGAAGCGAACGAAACGGTGCCCTCGTTGTTCCAACTCCTTATCCAGTTCATGCAAGTAAACATTGCTGAGAAGTGGCGAGATTACGCCACCTTGCGGTGCGCCTGTTTCACTTTCTACGAATTCGCCGGACAGGTCTATTACACCACTCAACAGGAACTTGCGGATAATATTAAGGATGGCTTTGTCGTGTACATACTGTTCAAGGTAGTACATCAACTTATCATGATTCAACGTGTCGAAGCACTGTTTTAAATCGCAATCAACCACTACGGGAAAGCCTTCTTTGTAAAAATTCACGCACTGTTTTAGTGCAGAATGGTTACTTTTCCCTATTCGGAAACCGTGGCTATTCGGATGGAAATGCGGGTCAATGATGGGTTCTATTATCTGCCTAATGGCCTGTTGGACCACTCGGTCCCGCACTACTGGTATTCCCAGTTTCCGTATTCCGCCATTTGGTTTCGGGATTTCCACCCTCCGGACAGGTTGTGGCTTGTATGTCCCGTCTAATAGTTTTCTCCTTAGTTGGGGATAGAACTCGATAATGTGGGCTTCCACTTCATGCACTGTCATTCCGTCTACTCCTGCTGCCCCTTTGTTTTGTCTAACCGCTTTAGCAGCCGAGAGTAAATTCTTTTTACTTACAACGAGACCCATGAGGGACTCACCATACTTCTCCATGTGTTCACCTAGGTTATTACTCCGCACATCTACATATTCTTTCGCTTCCAGCTTATCCTTTCATGTCACTGCCTCATTTACTGTAGGAGATTCGTGCAGTATAGGACTTTGCTATGTGCGGCAAGCTCGTCCGTCTCCATACAGCCTCATATGAGATTTCTGTTCGTCAGTGCGAGTGTTTGCGTCCGACTTCCTTCAGATTCCACTTCACGGTGGACACCCTTGTCCTTCGCTAACAGTTCCTACTGCAAAGCCTGTAGTGGACTTTCACCACCAAGTTATCACCCATGCCGGGCACACCGCAAAAAGCGGACAACGAATTGTCCGCTTTCAGCAATTTGCAGCTTATAGTCTGTCGTTTAATTCTGCAGCTAATTCTTCGAACCCAGGTTTGCCAAGAAGCGCAAACATATTTTTCTTGTAAGCTTCAACGCCTGGTTGGTCGAATGGATTCACGCCATTCAAGTACCCGGAGATACCTACTGCGATTTCGAAGAAGTAAACTAGATAGCCTAAAGAATAAGCGTCCATTTCAGGCATAGTAACCAACAAGTTTGGTACACCGCCGTCTGTATGAGCCAATAATGTTCCTTGGTAAGCTTTTGTGTTTACGAAATCAACGTCTTTGCCTTCAAGATAGCCTAAGCCATCCAAATCTTCTGCACTTAAAGGAATTTCGATTGTTTTGCGTGGTTTTGCAACTTTAACAACCGTCTCAAAGATATTTCTTTGTCCATCTTGGATGGATTGGCCAATCGAGTGCAAATCTGTCGAAAAGTTCGCGCTAGTTGGATAAATACCTTTTTGGTCTTTACCTTCAGATTCGCCGAATAGCTGTTTCCACCATTCTGACAGGTATTGCATGCCTGGTTCATAGTTAGCCAAAATCTCAGTCACTTTGCCTTTACGGTAAAGGATATTGCGGATAGCTGCGTATTGGTAGGCTACGTTAGTTGTCAAATCAGGATTCATGTATGCTTCACGGGCATCAGCAGCACCTTGCATCAATGCGTCGATATCAGCTCCGCTGACAGCGATCGGAAGAAGGCCAACTGGCGTCAATACAGTGAAACGTCCGCCGACATCATCAGGAATAACGAAAGTTTCGTATCCTTCCATGTCCGCTTCATGCTTCGCTGCGCCTCTTGCTTTGTCCGTGGTAGAGTAAATGCGTTTTACCGCTTCTTCTTTACCATATTTTTTGATCAACAATTCTTTGAAGACACGGAAAGCGATCGCTGGTTCAGTTGTTGTACCTGATTTTGAAATCATGTTTACTGAGAAATCACGATCCCCGATCACTTCGATCAAGTCAGCTAAATAAGTTGAGCTGATGCTGTTGCCCGCAAAGAAAATTTGAGGTGTTTTGCGGTCTGCAGTTGTCTGAACATTGTAGAAAGTGTTGTTCAGGAAGTCAATTGCAGCGCGGGCGCCCAAATAAGACCCGCCGATACCGATAACAACCAAAACTTCTGAATCGGATTGGATTTTTTTCGCTGCCGCTTTGATGCGAGCGAATTCTTCCTTGTCATAATCTTTAGGCAGGTCGATCCAGCCAGTAAAGTCGTTCCCTGGGCCTGTACCTTCACGAAGCGCTTTGTCAGCGGCTGTTACTTGATACTGGATGTAGTCCAATTCGTGTTGCGCAAAAAATTTCAAAGCTTTAGAGTAATCAAATTGAATATGTGACATTTAATATCCTCCTAATTTGTTTTTATAAAATGATTACTGATGTGAAACCAGGCAGCTTAATGGTAGATAGGTACGCTGTCCAATTCTAAGTCAGTAAGTATTTCCGAGATTTCCGAAGATTTTTTCCATGCGAACTTTCCTGGTTCGTTCAGTAAGCTGTTCAAATCGGAAGGTTTTTCCAATGAATCGAAAACAAATAAAGGCATGTTTTTGCCATTTCCTCTCATGTTCGTCAAGTCAAGCAATCGCAATGACTCAGATTCAATGTCAACATGCGCCAGCAGGACTTCCATTATAGATCCTAAAGGGGATTTTCCGCTTTCGGATAAGTTTACACTAGGTAGGCTGTAGGTTCCGTTTTCTGTGTTGACCAGAAAGTAAGTCTCCTCTGCTTCATTAGTGACCATAATAGTCCCTGCTACTATGTTTTCTTTTATCATCATGAATGTCCCCTTTCACCGGAAGTCGTAAAGATAGGATTGTTCCCTATCGATTTCCTGACTTTCTCGTCTTCTTTGGCCTCTTCGATCCAGGTCGGCATCATTTCTTTCAAGGTCTCAAAACCAATCTGCGGTAAATATCTTCTTTTTCTTTTCTTGCGTTTTGCCGGATAACAAGGTGTTGCCAACTTTTCCATCGCTCTGAGAGACAGGCTTATTTTCCCTGTGTACTCATCGATATCTATGATTTTGGCTTCTACTTTATCGTCGATTTGAATGAATTCGTCTAGGTTGGTCACATACCCATGCCTGCATTCGGATATATGGATCAGGCCTTGCGTATTCTTATCTAATGAAATAAAAACACCATATGATTGGATACCTGTTACATTGCCTTCAATAATGTCTCCGATTTTATATTCCATTTTCATTCATAATTCCCCTCACAGTACCATATAATTATACCACGTGCCTAGATGAAAGGATAGAATTTCTGATGCAACTTTGATCAGAAGCAACTCTTAGGCGGCGTCATTGCGATTACTACCTTGAAAACACTCCGGTAGTGTTAGGAGTGACGAAAACAAGATAACCTCATTCATGAAGAAAAAAGGGGCATTTTTGTGCCCCCTTCTATACTGTTATAAAATCGTGATGCTCTCGATGATAACGTCTTCGACAGGTTTGTCTTGAGCGCCTTTTTTCACGCCTTCGATAGCATAGACCGTGTCCATGCCAGCTTCAACTTGTCCGAATACGGTATGCTTCTGATCCAACCAAGGTGTTCCGCCGTTTGCAGCATAAGCCTCAACGATTTCCTTCGGCCAACCGCCAGCTTCCAATTGAGCCAACATTGTCATAGGCACTTCTTTAGCGGTTACGATGAAAAATTGGCTTCCGTTTGTGTTCGGGCCAGCATTCGCCATCGACAACGCGCCGTTCAAATTGAACAGATTCATCGAGAATTCATCTTCAAAAGATTCGCCCCAAACACTTGATCCGCCCATACCAGTTCCTGTCGGGTCGCCGCCTTGGATCATGAAGTTATCAATGACACGGTGGAAAATGATGCCATCATAATAGCCGCTTTCAGCTAAACCTAAAAAGTTTTCGACTGTTTTTGGCGCCAAATCAGGGAATAAACGGATTGTGATATCCCCTTTATTTGTTTTCATAATGACTTTCTTATCGTTGTCTGTCGGTTGTAATTGTGGAAATAAACTCATTATTCATCCTCCTTTTTTTTACATTTTACCACAACATGCAAAAGATTAATCCCCCGATTATCCAAAAATGAAAATTCAGCCCGTTTTTTCTTTTTCATTAGGCTGTATGTATCGATTCATGTTATCATAAATGGAAAGTAGATATTTAAGTGAAGGATGAAAAATAATGATGATTTTCGAGAATTTCCCCTTAATTTGTTCCCTGGCAGCTATCATATTCACCCAAGCTTTGAAATATCCGATTGCAATTTTTTCAAAAGACAAGAAAACATCCTTGTCGATCGTCACGACTACAGGCGGAATGCCCAGTTCCCACTCGGCTGCCGTCAGTTCGTTGATAACGGCACTTATCCTGCAATACGGCATCGGTTCCGGTTATGTAGCCATCGCTACGACTTTTGGTGTCATCGTCATGTTCGACTCGATGGGTGTCCGTCGTCAGAGCGGTGAGCAAGGGATTGTCCTCGTCGATGCCATCAAAGAATTGACGCGCTTGTCACTTAAGTTCCCGAAGAACGAGCAGGAACTGGTTGCCGAAGAAGCGGAAGAGAAAATTTACCCTGAAGAAATGGCCGTCAAAAAATACCTTGGGCACAAACCTTCGGAAGTTTTTGTCGGACTGTTGACGGGCATCTTTGTGACATTCATCGTCAGAATGTTCTATGAGCAAATCTGATACCTCTCCGGGCGATGCCTTCGCCCGGAACAGAAACAACGGAGGAAGAAACTTGACAGATAAAGAAATATACGATATCACCATCATCGGCGGCGGCCCTGTCGGCATGTTCACGGCGTTCTACGCCGGCCTGCGGCAAGCCAAAGTCAAAATTATAGAAGCCTTACCCCAGCTCGGCGGCCAACCCGGCATGCTGTACGCTGAAAAAAACATATATGACATCGCAGGCTACCCCGCCATTTCCGGCGGGGACCTCGTCACAAACCTGAAAGAACAGATGGACCGTTTCGACACGAAATTGGTTTTTGGTGAAGAAGCGTTTGAACTCGAAAAAAATGCGGATGGCATCTTCGAGATCCAAACGACCAAAAACCGCCACTATTCGAAAGCTGTGATCATATCTGCAGGCAACGGAGCTTTCCGGCCTAGGAAACTGGAAATTGAGCACGCAGATAGGTACGAGAACACCAACCTCCACTATTTCGTGAACAATATCGAAAGTTTCCGCGATAAGACAGTCGCCATTTGCGGCGGAGGGGATTCTGCCGTGGATTGGGCCTTGACATTGGAGCCGATCGCTAAAAAAGTCTATCTGATCCATCGTCGCCCGCAATTCCGCGCCCAAGAACACAGCGTCCACTTATTGCAAGAGTCGTCTGTTGAGATCATCACCCCATTCGTGCCGGTCAGCGTCAACGGAAACGATGAATTCTTAACAAGCGTCACGCTTCAGGAAGCCCGCAAAGATAATACGACGGAATTGGAAATAGATGACTTTTTGATCAATTACGGCTTCTCATCCTCCATCGGCGGCATGAAGAAATGGGGATTCGAGGTCCAAGGAAATGCCATCGTCGTAAACTCGAAAATGGAGACCACCATTCCAGGGGTCTATGCCATAGGAGACATCGGAACGTATTCCGGCAAAGTCAAACTGATCGCCACGGGATTCGGTGAAGCTCCTGTAGCCGTCAACAACGCGATGGTGTACATCAATCCCGACACCCGCGTGCAACCAATGCACAGCACAAGCTTATTTTAGATTTTACGAAGGGGCCGTCTCATACAGAGATGGCCCCTTCTTTCAGCGCTCATCCCAACACTGTTGGATAGAAACTCCGACAAAACTGCCCCCTGATTCAAATAATGAATCAAAAATGCCTCTCCTTTTGTTTTCCTAACCTGTTCCTCTATAATAATAGTATCAAATACGAATCCAGGAGGTATTTATATGGTCAAATCAGACAGCGAGTTGCATGCACGAGCGGTGGCTTTGATGAAAGAACGCGGCGTGAGCGTCGAAGATATCGCCGACCTCGTTTTGCATCTCCAAAAACCCTATGTAGACAACTTGACTATGGAGGAATGCATCGAGAACGTTACGGCTGTGTTCCTGAAACGGGAAGTCCAAAACGCAATCATCACCGGAATCGAAATAGATAAACTTGCAGAAAAA contains these protein-coding regions:
- the ltrA gene encoding group II intron reverse transcriptase/maturase codes for the protein MGLVVSKKNLLSAAKAVRQNKGAAGVDGMTVHEVEAHIIEFYPQLRRKLLDGTYKPQPVRRVEIPKPNGGIRKLGIPVVRDRVVQQAIRQIIEPIIDPHFHPNSHGFRIGKSNHSALKQCVNFYKEGFPVVVDCDLKQCFDTLNHDKLMYYLEQYVHDKAILNIIRKFLLSGVIDLSGEFVESETGAPQGGVISPLLSNVYLHELDKELEQRGHRFVRFADDFVIFVKTKRAGERVLQSVTRFIEKDLKLTVNKDKSKVGSPTRLKFLGCLITTVNGVCRYRPTNAAKKKLVNKLRHLTKRNRPGDFRQISNEINSVTRGWINYFGLGFIKTFIRRIEQWLHRRIRQLILKRWKSSRTKIDRLSKLGLDKDSAKRVGFSRKKHWRLSKTPEVHRALTTKRLHHWGLISLSHLAESAYSRY
- a CDS encoding glucose-6-phosphate isomerase, which produces MSHIQFDYSKALKFFAQHELDYIQYQVTAADKALREGTGPGNDFTGWIDLPKDYDKEEFARIKAAAKKIQSDSEVLVVIGIGGSYLGARAAIDFLNNTFYNVQTTADRKTPQIFFAGNSISSTYLADLIEVIGDRDFSVNMISKSGTTTEPAIAFRVFKELLIKKYGKEEAVKRIYSTTDKARGAAKHEADMEGYETFVIPDDVGGRFTVLTPVGLLPIAVSGADIDALMQGAADAREAYMNPDLTTNVAYQYAAIRNILYRKGKVTEILANYEPGMQYLSEWWKQLFGESEGKDQKGIYPTSANFSTDLHSIGQSIQDGQRNIFETVVKVAKPRKTIEIPLSAEDLDGLGYLEGKDVDFVNTKAYQGTLLAHTDGGVPNLLVTMPEMDAYSLGYLVYFFEIAVGISGYLNGVNPFDQPGVEAYKKNMFALLGKPGFEELAAELNDRL
- a CDS encoding CvfD/Ygs/GSP13 family RNA-binding post-transcriptional regulator; amino-acid sequence: MKMEYKIGDIIEGNVTGIQSYGVFISLDKNTQGLIHISECRHGYVTNLDEFIQIDDKVEAKIIDIDEYTGKISLSLRAMEKLATPCYPAKRKKRKRRYLPQIGFETLKEMMPTWIEEAKEDEKVRKSIGNNPIFTTSGERGHS
- a CDS encoding peptidylprolyl isomerase, with the translated sequence MSLFPQLQPTDNDKKVIMKTNKGDITIRLFPDLAPKTVENFLGLAESGYYDGIIFHRVIDNFMIQGGDPTGTGMGGSSVWGESFEDEFSMNLFNLNGALSMANAGPNTNGSQFFIVTAKEVPMTMLAQLEAGGWPKEIVEAYAANGGTPWLDQKHTVFGQVEAGMDTVYAIEGVKKGAQDKPVEDVIIESITIL
- a CDS encoding divergent PAP2 family protein, giving the protein MMIFENFPLICSLAAIIFTQALKYPIAIFSKDKKTSLSIVTTTGGMPSSHSAAVSSLITALILQYGIGSGYVAIATTFGVIVMFDSMGVRRQSGEQGIVLVDAIKELTRLSLKFPKNEQELVAEEAEEKIYPEEMAVKKYLGHKPSEVFVGLLTGIFVTFIVRMFYEQI
- a CDS encoding NAD(P)/FAD-dependent oxidoreductase, with the translated sequence MTDKEIYDITIIGGGPVGMFTAFYAGLRQAKVKIIEALPQLGGQPGMLYAEKNIYDIAGYPAISGGDLVTNLKEQMDRFDTKLVFGEEAFELEKNADGIFEIQTTKNRHYSKAVIISAGNGAFRPRKLEIEHADRYENTNLHYFVNNIESFRDKTVAICGGGDSAVDWALTLEPIAKKVYLIHRRPQFRAQEHSVHLLQESSVEIITPFVPVSVNGNDEFLTSVTLQEARKDNTTELEIDDFLINYGFSSSIGGMKKWGFEVQGNAIVVNSKMETTIPGVYAIGDIGTYSGKVKLIATGFGEAPVAVNNAMVYINPDTRVQPMHSTSLF